A window from Chrysemys picta bellii isolate R12L10 chromosome 2, ASM1138683v2, whole genome shotgun sequence encodes these proteins:
- the SFTPC gene encoding pulmonary surfactant-associated protein C encodes MDVSSKEALIEAPPDYTPVPRIPCLSPHLKRLLIIMVVVVIIVLVVLGFLLMGLHISEKHTETVLRMTIQGLDGEGSLQQLSMSGKERTGTFHIKAGINSSATVVYDYHHLLICYKSWQGRACYITKMDKENIQGLDTIAKVFQHLQLEQGEEMEEVGFPVPQANRSILGTTINILCSNVPIYWLTRKLPPTEDLSTVISEFIPSQLDHSRRSWGTPASLPPSLALTSGPLFKSLSALHTERTSKWHRRSSKMEISIEEALIEDPLHYNALDSEMDLCPSCTDCCPSCPSCTNCCPGCPSCKSCCSCWKRVFCCLPKLLCHLPKLPGCPLHIKRILIIVVVIVLIVVVVLGALLLGLHVTQEHTESVLQMTIEGLEGEESQLRLSMDWEEEVATFHIDAGTHDPGTVVYDYSNLLISYKSWQGRACYITKMDKENIQGLDTTAKAFHQHLQLKSLIPTPEQGEEEEEEEDKGFPMPLADRSILGTTINILCSDVPIYWA; translated from the exons ATGGATGTTAGCAGCAAGGAGGCTCTGATAGAGGCCCCTCCG GACTACACTCCCGTCCCCAGGatcccctgcctctcccctcacctcaagAGACTCTTGATCATCATGGTGGTGGTTGTGATCATAGTCTTGGTTGTGCTGGGTTTCCTCCTGATGGGACTGCACATATCCGAGAAGCACACGGAAACG GTTTTGCGAATGACTATCCAGGGCCTGGATGGGGAAGGGTCCCTGCAGCAGCTCTCCATGAGTGGGAAAGAAAGGACAGGGACTTTCCACATCAAGGCAGGGATCAATTCTTCAGCCACTGTCGTGTACGACTACCACCAC CTGCTGATCTGCTACAAATCCTGGCAAGGCCGAGCCTGCTACATCACCAAGATGGACAAGGAGAACATTCAGGGCCTGGATACCATTGCCAAGGTGTTCCAGCATCTCCAG CTCGAACAGGGTGAAGAGATGGAGGAGGTGGGGTTCCCTGTGCCCCAGGCCAATCGCTCCATTCTGGGCACTACAATTAACATCCTCTGCAGCAACGTTCCCATCTACTGG CTCACTAGGAAACTTCCTCCCACTGAGGACCTGTCCACAGTGATCTCTGAATTCATCCCTTCCCAGCTGGATCATT CCAGAAGAAGCTGGGGAACTCCAGCATCCCTTCCCCCCTCACTTGCTCTTACCTCAGGTCCCCTATTTAAGTCTCTCTCTGCCCTACACACTGAGAGGACGTCCAAGTGGCACAGGAGAAGCAGCAAGATGGAAATCAGCATCGAGGAGGCTCTGATTGAGGACCCGCTG CACTACAATGCTCTGGATTCAGAGATGGACCTCTGCCCCAGCTGCACTGACTGCtgccccagctgccccagctgCACTAACTGCTGCCCAGGCTGCCCCAGCTGCAagtcctgctgcagctgctggaaaCGTGTCTTCTGCTGCCTCCCTAAGCTACTCTGCCATCTGCCcaagctccctggctgccccctgcacATCAAGAGAATCCTAATCATCGTGGTGGTCATTGTGCTGATAGTTGTGGTCGTcctgggagccctgctgctgggacTGCACGTGACCCAGGAACACACTGAGTCT GTTTTGCAAATGACCATTGAGGGGTTGGAAGGGGAAGAGTCTCAACTGCGGCTCTCCATGGACTGGGAAGAAGAGGTGGCGACTTTCCACATTGATGCAGGAACCCATGACCCGGGCACGGTGGTGTACGACTACAGTAAT CTGCTGATCAGCTACAAATCCTGGCAAGGCCGAGCCTGCTACATCACCAAGATGGACAAGGAGAACATTCAGGGCCTGGATACCACTGCGAAGGCATTCCACCAGCATCTCCAG CTCAAGTCGCTCATCCCGACACctgagcagggtgaggaggaggaggaggaggaggacaaaggGTTTCCTATGCCTCTGGCTGATCGCTCCATCCTGGGCACTACAATTAACATCCTCTGCAGCGACGTTCCTATCTACTGGGCTTAG